In the Clostridium sporogenes genome, one interval contains:
- a CDS encoding glycyl-radical enzyme activating protein, whose translation MNKSTIVNIQKFSVHDGPGIRTTVFFKGCPLNCWWCHNPETQRKEHEIMFFQERCTACGICIKRCPQKLITMENNIPVTDEEKCDFCGKCTNFCPNNAREYVGRDVTTQEVVKEIIKDEVFYEQSGGGVTFSGGEPMLHVDFINEILEECKIRRIHTTMDTSGYVSWDKFDKIRDKIDLFLYDLKLMDNEIHRKYTGVENTIILKNLELLSKYGHNIYLRIPIIGNVNDNNKNIDETIKFISKLHLIQVNLLPYHKMGMDKYKRLKMNYKLTGDEKPSDKKMNEIAEKFNQAGMKVKIGG comes from the coding sequence TTGAATAAGAGTACTATTGTTAATATTCAAAAGTTTTCAGTTCATGATGGACCTGGAATACGTACAACTGTGTTTTTTAAAGGATGTCCTTTAAATTGCTGGTGGTGTCATAACCCAGAAACTCAAAGAAAAGAACATGAAATAATGTTTTTTCAGGAAAGATGCACAGCTTGTGGAATTTGTATTAAAAGATGTCCTCAGAAACTTATAACAATGGAAAACAATATTCCGGTAACAGATGAAGAAAAATGTGATTTCTGTGGAAAGTGTACAAACTTTTGTCCCAACAATGCAAGAGAATATGTAGGGAGAGATGTCACAACACAAGAAGTAGTAAAAGAAATAATAAAAGATGAAGTATTTTATGAACAATCTGGTGGAGGAGTTACATTTTCAGGCGGAGAACCAATGCTCCATGTTGATTTTATAAATGAAATATTGGAAGAATGCAAGATAAGAAGAATACATACTACTATGGATACTAGTGGATATGTATCTTGGGATAAATTTGATAAAATAAGAGACAAAATAGATTTATTTTTATATGATTTAAAGTTAATGGATAATGAAATTCATAGAAAATATACAGGAGTGGAAAACACAATTATACTTAAAAATTTAGAATTGTTATCTAAGTATGGTCATAATATATATTTAAGAATTCCTATTATAGGAAATGTAAACGATAACAATAAAAATATAGATGAAACGATTAAATTTATATCGAAATTACATCTGATTCAAGTAAATTTATTGCCATATCATAAAATGGGTATGGATAAATATAAAAGACTTAAAATGAATTACAAATTAACTGGTGATGAAAAGCCATCAGATAAAAAAATGAATGAAATAGCAGAAAAATTTAATCAGGCTGGAATGAAAGTAAAAATAGGGGGGTAA
- the recX gene encoding recombination regulator RecX produces MSNIITKIEMQKRNKDRVNIYINEEFKFACSSELIYYHNLKKGKDIDENDLNDIIKEDNYIKAKNYALKYIEKSLKTESQVKEKLYSKEYEEDTINSVVNFLKEYNFINDDKYCDMYIREKLNIYGRNKIKYALLNKGIKEGLLIEKINNIDEEKEKKIAYKLVEKKFKIMISREKDKFKIYKKIWSYIISKGYNSNIAEWIINEIKCNNLLQIDNDNMYLDDKDIKLNNNLEYNDKSLNKFYKNSHCENENNNSKDNIDALARKRYDIIIKSENDRNKIYRRLSSYLLRRGFNFEEVKRSINGILYNIE; encoded by the coding sequence ATGTCAAATATTATAACTAAAATAGAAATGCAAAAAAGGAACAAAGATAGGGTAAATATTTATATAAATGAAGAATTTAAATTTGCTTGTAGTTCAGAATTAATATACTATCATAATCTTAAAAAAGGTAAGGATATAGATGAAAATGATCTTAATGATATAATTAAAGAGGATAATTATATAAAGGCAAAGAATTATGCGTTAAAATATATAGAAAAATCTTTAAAGACAGAGAGCCAAGTTAAAGAAAAATTATATTCAAAGGAATATGAGGAAGATACTATAAATAGTGTTGTTAATTTTTTGAAAGAGTATAATTTTATAAATGATGATAAATATTGTGATATGTATATAAGAGAAAAATTAAATATTTATGGGAGAAACAAAATAAAATATGCTCTTTTAAATAAAGGGATAAAGGAAGGCTTATTAATTGAAAAGATAAATAATATAGATGAGGAAAAAGAAAAAAAAATAGCTTATAAATTAGTGGAAAAAAAATTTAAAATTATGATATCAAGGGAAAAAGATAAATTTAAAATATACAAGAAAATATGGTCATATATTATATCAAAAGGATATAATTCTAATATCGCTGAGTGGATAATAAATGAGATTAAATGTAATAATTTATTACAAATAGACAATGATAATATGTACTTAGATGATAAAGATATAAAATTAAATAATAATTTAGAATATAATGATAAAAGTTTAAATAAATTTTATAAAAATTCCCATTGTGAGAATGAAAATAATAATTCTAAGGATAATATTGATGCACTTGCTAGAAAAAGATATGATATTATAATAAAATCAGAAAATGATAGAAATAAAATTTATAGAAGATTGAGTAGTTATTTGTTGAGAAGGGGATTTAACTTTGAAGAAGTAAAAAGAAGTATAAATGGTATTTTGTATAATATAGAATAA
- a CDS encoding insulinase family protein: MYDAKKTILKNGITLVTIKKDTQIAAIHAGIKIGSIYENEKEKGISHFIEHMLFKGTKYRDNETLNRELENLGGEYNAYTDSNSTVCSITVLQEELEKSVEILGDMFQNSIFPQEEIEREREVVLSEIRGSKDDLEDYSFKKANETAFDKSPLKYDTLGNEKIVKSFTRNNLIEFYERYYVPNNCFISIVSDFPHNYVVSIVEKYFKDWLWKEFKREKVLEEKNRFLKKISYKNNVEQSTVVYLFTLHGLSKKEELALTILSHRLGESGNSILFRELREKRGFAYDVYTDLDLSPHVKTLYVYTSVGRENVDETLNVINNCIESIKKGNVGFDDNTINLMKKILKTAIAFTLEDVTDIGNYAFHQIIDKENIFQFYEDMKDLDGIKEEDIYNVANKVLNKPTIHILLNQ; the protein is encoded by the coding sequence ATGTATGATGCTAAAAAAACTATATTAAAAAATGGTATAACTTTGGTTACTATAAAAAAAGATACCCAAATAGCTGCTATTCATGCAGGAATAAAGATAGGTTCTATATATGAAAATGAAAAAGAAAAGGGGATAAGTCATTTTATAGAACACATGCTTTTTAAAGGAACTAAATATAGAGATAATGAGACTTTAAATAGAGAATTAGAAAATTTAGGTGGAGAATATAATGCATATACGGATAGTAATTCTACAGTATGTAGTATAACTGTTTTACAAGAAGAATTAGAAAAATCTGTAGAAATTTTAGGAGATATGTTTCAAAACTCAATATTTCCCCAAGAAGAAATAGAAAGGGAAAGAGAAGTAGTTTTATCAGAAATAAGAGGTAGTAAGGATGATTTAGAGGATTATTCATTTAAAAAAGCAAATGAGACAGCTTTTGATAAAAGTCCATTAAAATATGATACGTTAGGAAATGAGAAAATAGTAAAATCTTTTACTAGGAATAATCTTATAGAATTTTATGAAAGATATTATGTACCTAATAATTGTTTTATATCTATAGTTTCAGATTTTCCACATAATTATGTAGTGAGTATTGTAGAAAAGTATTTTAAAGATTGGTTATGGAAAGAATTTAAAAGAGAAAAGGTATTAGAGGAAAAAAATAGATTCTTGAAAAAAATTTCTTATAAAAATAATGTAGAACAAAGTACAGTGGTGTATTTATTTACACTACATGGTTTGAGTAAAAAAGAGGAACTAGCCCTTACAATATTAAGTCATAGATTAGGTGAAAGTGGAAATTCTATACTATTTAGGGAACTTAGAGAAAAGAGAGGATTTGCATATGATGTATATACAGATTTAGATTTATCACCTCATGTAAAAACATTATATGTATATACTTCAGTAGGCAGAGAAAATGTAGATGAAACTTTAAATGTAATAAATAACTGTATAGAAAGTATAAAAAAAGGAAATGTAGGCTTTGATGATAATACTATAAATCTAATGAAGAAGATACTAAAAACAGCCATTGCATTTACTTTAGAAGATGTAACTGATATAGGGAATTATGCTTTTCATCAAATAATAGATAAGGAAAATATTTTTCAATTTTATGAAGATATGAAGGATTTAGATGGAATAAAAGAAGAAGATATATATAATGTAGCTAATAAAGTGTTAAATAAACCTACAATACACATACTTTTAAATCAATAA
- the proC gene encoding pyrroline-5-carboxylate reductase, which produces MNKIIGFIGAGNMGQAMVEGIVSSKLVASQNIILSDLNEKTLEIAKEKFGVRVTTDSNKLAKEVDILVLSVKPNLYPIVIKGIKDSVKKEVIVVTIAAGKALDDTETMFGKRIKIVRVMPNTPALVGEGMSAICPNDLVSKEEIQEVINIFESFGKAEIVEEKLMDAVTSVSGSSPAYVYMFIEAMADAAVLEGMPRDKAYKFAAQAVLGSAKMVLETGMHPGALKDMVCSPGGTTIEAVATLEKHGFRNAIIEALRDCATKSKEMSK; this is translated from the coding sequence ATGAATAAAATAATTGGTTTCATTGGTGCCGGAAACATGGGACAAGCAATGGTGGAAGGTATAGTTAGTTCAAAATTAGTTGCTTCACAAAATATTATATTATCAGATTTAAATGAGAAGACATTAGAAATTGCTAAAGAAAAGTTTGGTGTTAGAGTAACAACAGATAGCAATAAATTAGCTAAAGAAGTAGATATATTAGTTTTATCTGTAAAACCGAATTTATATCCAATAGTTATAAAAGGTATAAAAGATAGTGTTAAAAAAGAAGTTATAGTAGTTACTATTGCAGCAGGTAAAGCATTAGATGATACTGAAACCATGTTTGGAAAAAGGATAAAAATAGTTAGAGTAATGCCTAACACTCCTGCATTAGTTGGAGAAGGTATGTCTGCTATATGTCCTAATGATTTAGTTTCTAAAGAAGAAATACAAGAAGTTATAAATATATTTGAAAGCTTTGGGAAAGCTGAAATAGTAGAAGAAAAATTGATGGATGCAGTGACTTCAGTAAGTGGTTCATCTCCAGCTTATGTTTATATGTTTATAGAAGCTATGGCAGATGCAGCTGTGTTGGAAGGGATGCCAAGAGATAAGGCCTATAAATTTGCAGCTCAAGCTGTATTAGGATCAGCAAAAATGGTTTTAGAAACAGGAATGCATCCAGGTGCATTAAAGGATATGGTTTGCTCACCAGGAGGTACTACAATTGAAGCTGTAGCAACTCTTGAAAAACATGGATTTAGGAATGCTATTATAGAAGCACTTAGAGATTGTGCAACAAAATCTAAAGAAATGTCTAAATAA
- a CDS encoding glycyl radical protein — translation MMTDRVKKLREESLKAVPRISMERTKIVTDVYKKYEGTVSIPVLRALVLKELIKEKELCIYDGELIVGERGEAAAATPTYPELCCHTVEDFDIMDKREKISFKTTEEDKKIQEELIIPFWERRSMRHKILERMAPEWKVCYEAGIFTEFMEQRGPGHTAGGDKYYKMGFLDIKEQIKEAISKLDYLNDDEALDKKEQLDAMDIACDAIIIYGNRYAEYTAKLAEKEIDPIRKKELMEIFEVCNWVPAHAPRTFREAIQMYWFVHLCVISELNPWDAFNPGRLDQHLYPFYKKEIEEGTLDREQARELLQCFWVKFNNQPAPPKVGITLKESGTYTDFANINSGGLKSDGSDGVNDVSYLVLEVIDEMKLLQPSSNVQISKKTPQRFLKKACEVIRKGWGQPSIFNADAVVQELLRAGKSIEDARCGGTSGCVETGAFGKEAYILTGYFNLPKILEITLLNGVDSQTGKQLGLKTGDVSTLKTYEDLINAFKKQVNHFINIKINGNRVIERLYATLMPVPFLSVVTDDCISKGKDYNAGGARYNTSYIQGVGIGTITDSLSAIKYQVFDEKNITMEELMEALKSNFEGHEDIYNLVKNKTPKYGNDDDYADKIMKEVFDIYYNEVNGRPNGRGGFYRIDMLPTTCHVYFGSVINATPDGRKANLPVSEGISPSKGADVNGPTGVIKSAAKMDHLRTGGTLLNQKFVPSVVQGEEGINNMANLVRAYFTMDGHHIQFNIISKETLLKAQQNPDEYKDLIVRVAGYSDYFNNLDKVLQNEIIERTEQEF, via the coding sequence ATGATGACAGACAGAGTTAAAAAATTAAGAGAAGAAAGTTTAAAGGCTGTGCCACGTATTTCCATGGAGAGAACTAAAATAGTTACTGATGTTTATAAGAAATATGAAGGAACAGTATCAATTCCAGTATTAAGAGCATTAGTTTTAAAAGAATTAATAAAGGAAAAAGAACTTTGTATTTATGATGGAGAACTTATAGTAGGTGAGAGAGGAGAAGCTGCAGCAGCTACACCAACTTATCCGGAATTGTGCTGCCATACAGTTGAAGACTTTGATATAATGGATAAACGTGAAAAAATATCTTTTAAAACAACTGAAGAAGATAAAAAAATACAAGAAGAATTAATTATTCCTTTTTGGGAAAGAAGATCTATGAGACATAAAATATTAGAAAGAATGGCTCCAGAATGGAAGGTTTGCTATGAAGCTGGTATATTTACTGAATTTATGGAACAAAGGGGACCAGGCCATACTGCAGGTGGAGATAAGTATTATAAAATGGGTTTCTTAGATATAAAAGAACAAATAAAAGAAGCTATAAGTAAACTAGATTATTTAAATGATGATGAAGCATTGGACAAGAAAGAACAATTAGATGCTATGGATATAGCATGTGATGCTATAATAATTTATGGAAATCGTTATGCAGAATATACAGCTAAATTAGCAGAAAAAGAGATAGATCCAATAAGAAAAAAAGAACTTATGGAAATATTTGAAGTGTGTAATTGGGTACCAGCTCATGCTCCAAGAACTTTCAGAGAAGCAATCCAAATGTACTGGTTTGTTCATTTATGTGTAATTTCTGAATTAAATCCTTGGGATGCATTTAATCCTGGTAGACTAGATCAACACTTATATCCATTCTATAAAAAAGAGATAGAAGAAGGAACATTAGATAGAGAACAGGCTAGAGAATTATTGCAATGTTTTTGGGTTAAATTTAATAATCAACCAGCACCACCAAAGGTGGGAATAACTTTAAAAGAAAGTGGAACATATACTGATTTTGCAAATATAAATAGTGGTGGACTTAAATCTGATGGATCAGATGGCGTTAACGATGTAAGTTATTTAGTACTTGAAGTAATAGATGAAATGAAGTTGTTGCAGCCAAGTTCTAATGTGCAGATAAGTAAAAAAACTCCACAAAGATTTTTGAAAAAAGCTTGTGAAGTTATAAGAAAAGGATGGGGGCAACCATCAATATTTAATGCTGATGCTGTGGTTCAAGAACTATTAAGAGCAGGAAAATCTATAGAAGATGCCAGATGTGGAGGAACTAGTGGTTGTGTTGAAACTGGAGCTTTTGGTAAAGAAGCATATATATTAACTGGATATTTTAATTTACCTAAAATATTAGAAATAACATTGTTAAATGGTGTTGACTCTCAAACTGGCAAACAATTAGGGCTTAAAACAGGAGATGTAAGTACTTTAAAAACTTATGAAGACTTAATAAATGCCTTTAAAAAACAAGTTAATCATTTTATTAATATAAAAATAAATGGTAATAGAGTGATAGAAAGGTTGTATGCCACACTAATGCCAGTGCCATTTTTATCTGTTGTTACAGATGATTGTATATCAAAAGGAAAGGATTATAATGCAGGAGGAGCAAGATATAATACTAGTTATATTCAAGGTGTTGGTATAGGCACTATAACAGATAGCTTATCAGCAATTAAATATCAAGTTTTTGATGAGAAGAATATAACAATGGAAGAGTTAATGGAAGCATTAAAATCTAATTTTGAAGGACATGAGGATATATACAATTTAGTTAAAAATAAAACTCCTAAGTATGGGAATGATGATGATTATGCAGATAAAATAATGAAAGAAGTATTTGATATTTATTATAATGAAGTGAATGGAAGACCTAATGGTAGAGGTGGATTTTATAGAATAGATATGTTACCAACAACATGTCATGTTTATTTTGGATCAGTTATAAATGCTACTCCAGATGGAAGAAAAGCCAACCTTCCAGTATCAGAAGGTATTTCTCCATCAAAAGGAGCAGATGTAAATGGCCCAACAGGTGTTATAAAATCAGCAGCTAAAATGGATCATTTAAGAACTGGTGGTACTTTATTAAATCAAAAATTTGTTCCTTCAGTAGTTCAAGGGGAAGAAGGAATAAATAATATGGCAAATTTGGTAAGGGCTTATTTTACAATGGATGGACATCATATTCAATTTAATATTATAAGTAAAGAAACCTTACTAAAAGCACAACAAAATCCAGATGAATATAAAGATTTAATAGTTCGTGTTGCTGGATATAGTGATTATTTCAACAACTTGGATAAAGTTCTACAAAATGAGATAATAGAAAGAACAGAACAAGAATTTTAA
- a CDS encoding ABC transporter permease: MIDEKKEQELYIKKVNSRKNKIIITRLIILIAIFVLWEIAGNLGWIDPFLTSTPSRMWKSLVKVYSEGTLFKHIWITCYETILGFIYGTLLGTFVAILLWWSDFACKVLDPYLVVLNALPKVALAPIIIFWVGNGTNAIIMIALLISIVVTIISVLNGFKEVDKDKIRLMKTFGATKWQILIHLIIPATVPTLISTLKINVGLSWVGVIMGEFLVAKEGLGFLIIYGGQISQLDMVMFSIIILAILAYLMYAIVEFLEKRISLKIKH; this comes from the coding sequence ATGATAGATGAAAAAAAAGAACAAGAGCTATATATAAAAAAAGTAAATAGCAGAAAAAATAAGATAATAATAACAAGACTTATAATATTAATAGCTATTTTTGTATTATGGGAAATAGCCGGTAATCTAGGTTGGATAGATCCCTTCTTAACTAGTACTCCATCTAGAATGTGGAAAAGTTTAGTAAAAGTCTATAGTGAAGGTACATTGTTTAAACACATATGGATAACCTGTTATGAAACTATTCTAGGTTTTATTTATGGAACATTATTAGGAACTTTTGTAGCTATACTTCTTTGGTGGTCAGATTTTGCTTGTAAAGTTTTAGATCCTTACCTTGTAGTATTAAATGCACTACCTAAAGTAGCATTAGCTCCTATTATAATTTTTTGGGTTGGTAATGGCACAAATGCTATAATAATGATAGCTCTCTTAATTTCTATCGTTGTAACTATAATTTCTGTACTAAATGGATTTAAGGAAGTTGACAAAGATAAAATAAGACTGATGAAAACTTTTGGTGCTACTAAATGGCAAATACTAATTCATTTAATAATACCTGCTACAGTTCCAACTCTAATCTCTACATTGAAAATTAATGTAGGTTTATCTTGGGTAGGCGTTATAATGGGAGAATTTTTAGTAGCAAAAGAAGGATTAGGATTTTTAATTATTTACGGAGGACAAATATCTCAATTGGACATGGTAATGTTTAGTATAATAATATTAGCTATTTTAGCCTATTTAATGTATGCAATAGTAGAGTTTTTAGAAAAAAGAATATCTTTAAAAATTAAACATTAA
- a CDS encoding transglutaminase-like domain-containing protein, producing MKTNPVTLILAAVFFFPILKGFLSKFSSPNLKLDIEDINKTISFVISIFLGIYYSKKIFIEHNAGIYKDIYERIPKNIIKYVNNNFFMVYVVLTPLIIFIIYKIISLILDLLNSITIYPILDKLEDILRYKGNIFKRIFGALFNIPKSICYVLIIAFVLNVFSIFIKNDTLNKYLQSSKIYNDICKQAIIPVTNSKIAKKLPNIINNSFKIVVKEEVGKNSSQNNNAFKDKKTIVYYNGVTLEDGIKSNKEINNFARHLAAQDATSKGKARIIYDWIGTNISYDHDKAKKVLEDNFKVKSGAIPTFNSKSGICFDYSCLFIAMCRANDIKVRLVTGEGFNGVSWVSHAWNQVYIPEEGKWINVDTTFYKGGNYFDTKRFDIDHRKSQIAGEW from the coding sequence ATGAAAACAAATCCAGTTACTTTGATATTAGCTGCAGTGTTTTTTTTCCCTATCTTAAAAGGCTTTCTTTCAAAGTTTTCCTCTCCAAATTTAAAATTAGATATAGAAGATATAAATAAAACTATATCTTTTGTTATTTCTATATTTTTAGGCATATATTATAGTAAAAAAATATTTATAGAACATAATGCAGGAATTTATAAAGATATATATGAAAGAATACCTAAAAATATAATAAAATATGTGAATAATAATTTTTTTATGGTATATGTAGTATTAACGCCTTTAATAATATTTATAATTTATAAAATAATATCTCTAATATTAGATCTTTTAAATTCTATAACAATATATCCTATACTAGATAAATTAGAAGATATTTTAAGATATAAGGGAAATATATTTAAAAGAATATTTGGAGCTTTATTTAACATACCAAAATCTATATGTTATGTACTTATAATAGCTTTTGTGTTAAATGTATTTTCTATATTTATTAAAAACGATACTTTAAACAAGTATCTTCAATCATCTAAAATTTATAATGATATATGTAAGCAAGCGATAATACCAGTTACAAATTCTAAAATAGCTAAAAAGTTACCTAATATAATAAATAATTCTTTTAAGATAGTAGTAAAAGAAGAGGTAGGAAAAAATTCATCACAAAATAACAATGCTTTTAAAGATAAAAAAACTATTGTCTATTATAATGGAGTAACATTAGAAGATGGAATAAAATCTAATAAAGAAATAAATAATTTTGCAAGGCATTTGGCAGCACAAGATGCTACATCAAAAGGAAAAGCAAGAATAATATATGATTGGATTGGCACTAATATATCTTATGATCATGATAAAGCCAAAAAAGTTTTAGAAGATAATTTTAAAGTAAAATCTGGAGCTATTCCAACATTTAATAGTAAAAGTGGAATTTGCTTTGATTATTCATGTTTATTTATAGCTATGTGCAGAGCAAATGATATAAAAGTAAGATTAGTTACAGGAGAAGGATTTAATGGTGTAAGTTGGGTAAGTCATGCATGGAATCAGGTATATATACCTGAAGAAGGAAAATGGATCAATGTAGATACAACTTTTTATAAAGGTGGAAACTATTTTGACACCAAAAGGTTTGATATAGATCATAGAAAATCTCAAATTGCAGGAGAATGGTAA
- a CDS encoding flavin reductase family protein, whose product MGKVKFKGSAMLNPVPVALITTKNNEKTNVFTVGWIGTACTKPPIISIAIRPERLSFDYLKNNPELVVNLPSNNLVRAVDYCGVRSGKTNDKIKECNFTLKDSNKINVPYIEQCPINLECKVMDILPLGTHHLFLCEVLCTDVNEDLIDEKGKIHFEKANLISYSHGEYYALPQKSLGKFGYSVQKKKKKKKYNK is encoded by the coding sequence ATGGGAAAAGTAAAATTTAAAGGCAGTGCTATGTTAAATCCTGTACCAGTAGCGCTAATAACCACTAAAAATAATGAAAAAACTAATGTATTCACAGTAGGCTGGATCGGAACAGCCTGCACCAAACCACCTATAATTAGCATAGCTATAAGACCTGAAAGACTTTCTTTTGATTATCTAAAAAACAATCCAGAATTGGTAGTTAACCTTCCATCTAATAATCTAGTTAGGGCAGTTGATTATTGTGGTGTACGTTCTGGTAAAACTAATGATAAAATAAAAGAATGTAATTTTACATTAAAAGATTCAAATAAAATAAATGTTCCATATATAGAACAATGTCCTATAAATTTAGAATGTAAAGTTATGGATATATTGCCTTTAGGAACTCATCATTTATTTTTATGTGAAGTGCTCTGTACTGATGTAAATGAAGATTTAATAGATGAAAAAGGTAAAATTCATTTTGAAAAAGCAAATTTAATCTCTTATTCTCATGGAGAATACTATGCTTTACCGCAAAAATCTTTAGGCAAATTTGGGTATTCTGTACAAAAAAAGAAGAAAAAAAAGAAGTATAATAAATAA
- a CDS encoding QueT transporter family protein: MNLQNKKVSNLVFSAVIAAIYTVLTLLLAPISYGQIQVRVSESLTLLPFLSSYSIWGVFLGCIISNLIGGNGIIDIVFGSLATLISAILTYYIGKSNLKLKKYLAPLPPIFINAVVIGFILNYTLKLPLLLSMIWVGLGEFISCYVLGLILISIIEKNKKLMSYFKH; this comes from the coding sequence ATGAATTTACAGAACAAAAAGGTTTCTAATCTAGTATTTTCAGCAGTTATTGCTGCTATTTACACTGTATTAACCTTACTTTTAGCACCTATAAGTTATGGTCAAATTCAAGTAAGAGTTTCAGAATCTCTAACTTTACTACCTTTCCTATCTTCTTATTCTATATGGGGAGTTTTTTTAGGTTGTATTATTTCTAATTTAATAGGTGGAAATGGAATTATTGATATAGTATTCGGTTCATTAGCCACATTAATATCCGCTATATTAACTTATTATATAGGAAAAAGCAACTTAAAACTTAAGAAATATCTAGCACCCCTACCACCAATATTCATAAATGCAGTGGTAATTGGTTTTATTTTAAACTACACCTTAAAACTTCCATTACTACTTTCAATGATTTGGGTGGGATTAGGAGAATTTATTTCTTGCTATGTACTGGGGTTAATACTTATATCAATAATAGAAAAGAATAAAAAACTTATGTCTTATTTTAAACATTAA
- a CDS encoding ABC transporter ATP-binding protein, with protein MDKVIVENIFMNYHSLKGSTPALKDISFSIKEGEFVSIVGPSGCGKSTLLNIIAGLIPQSSGDIYIDGEKQKSISPKIGYMFQKDHLFNWLTVLDNITLGLKIQHKLNSERKDTIEKLLKDYGLLDFKDHHPDELSGGMRQKVALIRTLALNPEVLLLDEPFSALDYQTRLNISDEIYNIIKKEGKTAIMVTHDISEAVAMSDRILVLSKRPAKLKRDISINLSTKCSSPLKCREAPEFRVYFNDIWKELNDI; from the coding sequence ATGGATAAAGTAATAGTTGAAAATATTTTTATGAACTACCATTCTTTAAAAGGAAGCACACCTGCCTTAAAAGATATTTCTTTTTCTATTAAAGAGGGTGAATTTGTTAGTATAGTCGGTCCTTCTGGTTGTGGGAAATCAACTCTTTTAAATATAATAGCTGGCCTTATTCCTCAATCTAGTGGTGACATATATATAGATGGCGAAAAACAAAAATCTATTTCTCCTAAAATAGGTTATATGTTTCAAAAAGATCACTTATTTAATTGGTTAACAGTACTAGATAATATAACCCTTGGGTTAAAAATACAACATAAATTAAATAGTGAAAGAAAAGACACTATAGAAAAACTTCTAAAAGATTATGGATTGCTAGATTTTAAAGATCATCATCCTGATGAATTATCTGGTGGTATGAGACAAAAGGTTGCTTTAATTAGAACTCTAGCTCTTAATCCTGAAGTTCTTCTTTTAGATGAACCTTTTTCAGCTTTAGACTATCAAACCAGGTTAAACATTAGTGATGAAATATACAATATAATAAAAAAAGAAGGTAAAACAGCTATAATGGTAACCCATGATATATCTGAAGCTGTTGCTATGTCAGATAGAATACTTGTATTATCTAAAAGACCGGCAAAACTAAAAAGAGATATCTCTATTAACCTTTCAACAAAATGTAGTTCTCCTTTAAAATGTAGAGAAGCTCCAGAATTTAGGGTTTATTTTAATGATATATGGAAGGAGCTGAATGACATATGA
- a CDS encoding tetratricopeptide repeat protein, producing the protein MSYFNKANSYYNTKDYEKAINLYKKAAEIKENEASSLYNASVCFIKLKQYEKAIPLLKRAIALKKDSKYFFNLGYCHAMLKNNKKALVYFNTAWALNHKDEDCEKAINIIVKNLK; encoded by the coding sequence ATGAGTTACTTTAATAAAGCTAACAGTTATTATAATACTAAAGATTACGAAAAAGCAATAAATCTATATAAAAAAGCAGCAGAAATTAAAGAAAATGAAGCTTCATCTTTATACAACGCTTCTGTTTGCTTTATAAAATTAAAACAATATGAAAAAGCCATTCCTTTATTAAAAAGAGCTATAGCATTAAAAAAAGATAGTAAATATTTTTTCAATTTAGGCTATTGTCATGCTATGTTAAAAAACAACAAAAAAGCTCTAGTTTACTTTAATACAGCTTGGGCTTTAAATCATAAAGATGAAGATTGTGAAAAAGCTATTAATATTATAGTTAAAAATTTAAAATAA